In Salinigranum marinum, one DNA window encodes the following:
- a CDS encoding non-histone chromosomal MC1 family protein, with protein sequence MVREDGKRNFVLREDDGTEDSVFSGRTPRQAALKAARRLHPAPSEDEVDDKAVLQLRERGTDKVHIYHGWAWKESAPDDAPDWMPEVITKANVSKQGIEHLDE encoded by the coding sequence ATGGTTCGTGAAGACGGCAAGCGGAACTTCGTGCTCCGAGAAGACGACGGTACCGAAGACAGCGTGTTCAGCGGTCGAACGCCACGACAGGCGGCGCTGAAGGCCGCTCGGCGGCTTCATCCCGCGCCGAGCGAAGACGAGGTGGACGACAAAGCGGTGCTCCAACTGCGTGAACGCGGTACGGACAAGGTCCACATCTACCACGGCTGGGCCTGGAAGGAGTCCGCGCCCGACGACGCACCCGACTGGATGCCCGAAGTCATCACGAAGGCGAACGTCTCCAAGCAGGGCATCGAACACCTCGACGAGTAG
- a CDS encoding alanyl-tRNA editing protein, which produces MTDAIYLDDTGRRTFEATVERAVDDRVVLDRTCFYPTGGGQPSDTGVLRAESSDRTWTVTAVEKRDTIYHVLDERPPSVGTSLTGDVDWDRRFAHMRYHTSQHLLSALLLEAFDAETTGNQLYTDHAHLDCAYPRFSEADLADIESRLNDLVAADHTVEWYALDRETAEATLDPQRTRLHLLPDSITDVRIVEIAGPDGDPYDRTACAGTHVASTGAIGAVEVVGRETKGSEEERIEFVLS; this is translated from the coding sequence ATGACGGACGCGATCTATCTCGACGACACGGGTCGCCGAACGTTCGAGGCGACCGTCGAGCGAGCGGTCGACGACCGTGTCGTGCTCGACCGAACCTGTTTCTACCCGACGGGAGGCGGTCAACCGTCCGACACGGGCGTCCTCCGTGCCGAATCGAGCGATCGGACGTGGACGGTCACGGCAGTCGAGAAACGGGACACGATCTATCACGTCCTCGACGAACGCCCACCATCGGTGGGGACGTCGCTCACCGGGGACGTCGACTGGGACCGTCGGTTCGCACACATGCGGTATCACACCTCCCAGCACCTCCTCTCTGCGCTGCTTCTCGAAGCGTTCGACGCAGAGACGACCGGGAACCAACTGTACACCGATCACGCGCATCTGGACTGTGCGTACCCGCGCTTTTCGGAGGCGGACCTCGCGGACATCGAAAGCCGGCTGAACGATCTCGTCGCGGCCGACCACACGGTCGAGTGGTACGCCCTCGACCGCGAGACGGCCGAGGCGACGCTCGACCCACAGCGGACGCGTCTCCACCTCCTCCCCGACTCGATCACCGACGTCCGAATCGTCGAGATCGCCGGCCCCGATGGCGACCCGTACGACCGGACAGCGTGTGCGGGGACGCACGTCGCCTCGACCGGCGCGATCGGAGCCGTCGAGGTCGTCGGGCGTGAGACCAAAGGGAGCGAGGAGGAACGGATCGAGTTCGTCCTCTCGTAA
- a CDS encoding metal-dependent transcriptional regulator, which yields MNTADQYVKAIYLLQQMENGPASTGALADMLDVSPASANEMIGKLEGRGLAEHEKYKGVTLTDEGIVNARDALQTYCIIERFLANVLDVEEFRAEARELEPVIDETVAERLDTIIERKPDCPDCFDPETDACRFLELAFEEPAD from the coding sequence ATGAACACCGCAGACCAGTACGTCAAGGCGATCTACCTGCTCCAGCAGATGGAGAACGGACCCGCATCGACCGGCGCGCTCGCTGACATGCTCGACGTGAGCCCCGCGAGCGCCAACGAGATGATCGGCAAGCTCGAAGGCCGCGGCCTCGCCGAGCACGAGAAGTACAAGGGTGTCACCCTCACCGACGAGGGGATCGTCAACGCGCGCGACGCGCTGCAGACGTACTGCATCATCGAGCGCTTCCTCGCCAACGTCCTCGACGTCGAGGAGTTCCGTGCCGAGGCCCGGGAGCTCGAACCCGTCATCGACGAGACGGTCGCCGAACGACTCGACACGATCATCGAGCGCAAACCCGACTGCCCGGACTGTTTCGACCCCGAGACCGACGCCTGTCGCTTCCTCGAACTCGCCTTCGAAGAACCCGCGGACTGA
- a CDS encoding ferritin-like domain-containing protein, with product MSVGHRVTSDHQLARLLQIGIVLEEVVEARAQHHAGTLDETDSEIERLLADAAAESAEHRTRLEAVIDELDVESVPFEEVEALVEAQYGKTKPEDFDGVLYDQLCNEETAYKFYDDLIGAIRASDVRFGIDRDRLLDTLAGIREEEAEGVEAVTRVMERRE from the coding sequence GTGAGCGTCGGACACCGCGTGACGTCCGACCACCAGCTGGCACGGCTCCTCCAGATCGGCATCGTCTTAGAGGAGGTCGTCGAGGCACGGGCCCAGCACCACGCGGGAACGCTCGACGAGACCGACTCGGAGATCGAGCGACTGCTCGCCGACGCCGCCGCGGAGTCCGCCGAACACCGCACCCGGCTCGAGGCCGTCATCGACGAACTCGACGTCGAGAGCGTCCCGTTCGAGGAGGTCGAAGCGCTCGTCGAAGCGCAGTACGGCAAGACCAAGCCCGAGGACTTCGACGGCGTGCTGTACGACCAACTCTGCAACGAAGAGACCGCCTACAAGTTCTACGACGACCTCATCGGTGCCATCCGGGCCAGCGACGTCCGGTTCGGCATCGACCGCGACCGGCTCCTCGACACGCTCGCCGGCATCCGCGAGGAGGAAGCCGAGGGGGTCGAGGCGGTGACGAGAGTGATGGAGCGCCGCGAATGA
- a CDS encoding lamin tail domain-containing protein has protein sequence MRHRSRSLPVLFVVGLLVLSGCTAGVGPTTGGTTDAPSEPTAVGEDGRAGTATDGASDAGGATSATNGTLTVHFINVGQGDSTLVVGPTGETMLVDTGDFRDDGEYVVDYLDSRGIDRIDYLVSTHADADHIGGNAAVIERFETEGEGVGAVYDPGVTASTATYDRYLDAVEQYDVPLYRTETGDEIPLAGATVSVLAPPRPPLADGDRNDNSVVLRLSFGETSVLLPGDAGAVEEPYLVDTHGRALDVTLLKAGHHGSSSSTSAEVLDATTPSAVVVSSAYDSRYGHPHEEVLGRLSARSIPTYWTGTHGTIVATSDGRTVTVATQAAASTRPLDLRADAPVAPDTRGPVVVRDAYAAADDGRADTDGQVDTGETAVELTEIHADAAGDDRTNLADEYVVLTNRGDSPVELSGWVLTDESGARYRFPDGVVLAPGDSITVRTGSGTDTETDRYWDAGRPVWNNDGDTVTLLRADGGVVTEVSY, from the coding sequence ATGAGACACCGATCCCGGTCGCTGCCCGTCCTGTTCGTCGTCGGCCTGCTCGTGCTCTCGGGCTGCACCGCCGGGGTGGGGCCCACGACCGGCGGCACCACCGACGCGCCGTCCGAGCCCACGGCGGTCGGCGAGGACGGACGCGCCGGGACAGCCACCGACGGAGCGTCCGACGCCGGAGGCGCGACGAGTGCGACGAACGGAACCCTCACGGTCCACTTCATCAACGTGGGCCAGGGCGACAGCACGCTCGTCGTCGGGCCGACGGGCGAGACGATGCTCGTCGACACCGGCGACTTCCGCGACGACGGCGAGTACGTCGTCGACTACCTCGACTCACGGGGGATCGACCGGATCGACTACCTGGTCTCGACGCACGCCGACGCCGACCACATCGGCGGGAACGCGGCCGTCATCGAGCGCTTCGAGACCGAGGGCGAAGGCGTCGGGGCCGTGTACGATCCCGGCGTGACCGCCTCGACCGCGACGTACGACCGCTACCTCGACGCCGTCGAGCAGTACGACGTGCCGCTGTACCGCACGGAGACCGGCGACGAGATCCCGCTGGCGGGCGCTACGGTCTCCGTGCTCGCCCCGCCGCGGCCGCCGCTGGCCGACGGGGACCGCAACGACAACAGCGTCGTCCTCAGGCTCTCGTTCGGCGAGACGAGCGTGCTCCTTCCCGGCGACGCCGGGGCGGTGGAGGAGCCGTATCTCGTCGACACGCACGGCCGCGCGCTCGACGTCACGCTGTTGAAAGCCGGCCACCACGGCAGCAGTTCGAGCACGAGCGCGGAGGTCCTCGACGCGACCACGCCGAGCGCTGTCGTCGTCTCCTCGGCGTACGACTCGCGGTACGGTCACCCCCACGAGGAGGTGCTCGGTCGACTCTCCGCGCGCTCGATCCCGACGTACTGGACGGGCACGCACGGAACGATCGTCGCGACGAGCGACGGCCGGACGGTCACGGTCGCGACGCAGGCGGCCGCGAGCACCCGGCCGCTGGACCTCCGTGCAGACGCACCCGTCGCTCCTGACACACGGGGTCCCGTCGTCGTCCGCGACGCCTACGCGGCGGCCGATGACGGGCGAGCGGACACGGACGGGCAAGTGGACACGGGGGAGACGGCGGTGGAACTCACCGAGATACACGCCGACGCGGCCGGCGACGACCGGACGAACCTCGCCGACGAGTACGTCGTGTTGACCAACCGCGGCGACTCCCCCGTCGAGCTCTCGGGGTGGGTGTTGACCGACGAGAGCGGGGCGCGCTACCGGTTCCCGGACGGCGTCGTGCTCGCACCTGGCGACTCGATCACGGTCCGGACCGGGAGCGGCACCGACACCGAGACCGACCGCTACTGGGACGCCGGTCGGCCGGTCTGGAACAACGACGGCGACACCGTTACTTTGCTCCGCGCCGACGGGGGAGTCGTGACGGAGGTCTCGTACTGA
- a CDS encoding DUF3006 family protein gives MLDPGAYTATLDRFEETPAGELAVLVVERDDDPLTQLDLPVETIPAAGRQVDAVFDVVVEDQRFELSYRTDETARRAADARTRFDRLARRPPSTEE, from the coding sequence ATGCTCGACCCCGGCGCGTACACGGCGACGCTCGATCGCTTCGAGGAGACACCCGCCGGCGAACTCGCGGTACTGGTCGTCGAACGCGACGACGACCCGCTGACACAGCTCGACCTCCCGGTCGAAACGATCCCCGCGGCGGGCCGTCAGGTCGACGCCGTCTTCGACGTCGTCGTCGAGGACCAGCGGTTCGAGCTCTCGTACCGAACCGACGAGACCGCACGGCGCGCCGCGGACGCACGGACGCGGTTCGATCGCCTCGCCCGGCGACCGCCCTCGACCGAGGAGTAG
- a CDS encoding bifunctional oligoribonuclease/PAP phosphatase NrnA, producing the protein MTSGSALSEFLAGQDSLAVVCHNNPDPDTLASAMALETIAFDADVDDVTVLYSGTISHQQNRAFVNLLDLDLKTFSVDALDAADLVAFVDHSVPGGNNEVPEDVTIDIVIDHHTTEGVEAGYVDHREEIGATATIMTEYLADLEIDTSDALATALMFAIRQETLTFLRGVTSAEYAAAERLHAKLDLDLLRDLAHPAVSESTVDAIGDAIDNRTVRGSTLISHTGWTTERDAIPQAADYLGDVEGVETCVVFGLIGDAVELSARSTDSRVHIGRVLEDAFSDVGSAGGHRQMAGGHISLGLFADLSGDDDSLVEMVEEIVSRRLIKRLRLSTRDSKDEE; encoded by the coding sequence ATGACGAGCGGGAGTGCTCTCTCCGAGTTCCTCGCCGGGCAGGATTCGCTGGCCGTCGTGTGTCACAACAACCCCGATCCCGACACGCTGGCCAGCGCGATGGCACTGGAGACCATCGCCTTCGACGCGGACGTCGACGACGTGACCGTACTGTACAGCGGCACCATCTCCCACCAGCAGAACCGGGCGTTCGTGAACCTCCTCGACCTCGACCTGAAGACGTTCTCCGTCGACGCGCTCGACGCCGCAGACCTCGTCGCGTTCGTCGACCACTCCGTCCCCGGGGGGAACAACGAGGTGCCCGAGGACGTGACGATCGACATCGTCATCGACCACCACACGACCGAGGGCGTCGAGGCCGGGTACGTCGACCACCGCGAGGAGATCGGCGCGACGGCGACCATCATGACCGAGTACCTCGCCGACCTCGAGATCGACACCTCCGACGCGCTGGCGACGGCGCTCATGTTCGCTATCAGACAGGAGACGTTGACGTTCCTCAGAGGGGTGACGAGCGCCGAGTACGCCGCCGCCGAGCGGCTCCACGCCAAACTCGACCTCGATCTCCTCCGTGACCTGGCTCACCCCGCAGTCAGCGAGTCGACCGTCGACGCGATCGGCGACGCCATCGACAACCGAACCGTCCGCGGGTCGACGCTCATCTCCCACACGGGGTGGACGACCGAACGCGACGCCATCCCACAGGCGGCGGACTACCTCGGCGACGTCGAAGGGGTCGAGACGTGCGTCGTCTTCGGACTCATCGGCGACGCGGTCGAACTCAGCGCGCGGTCGACCGACTCGCGGGTCCACATCGGACGCGTCCTCGAGGACGCCTTCTCCGACGTGGGGAGCGCGGGTGGGCACCGACAGATGGCCGGCGGTCACATCTCTCTCGGTCTGTTCGCCGATCTCTCGGGCGACGACGACTCGCTGGTCGAGATGGTCGAGGAGATCGTCTCGCGACGACTGATCAAGCGACTTCGGCTGTCGACGCGCGACTCGAAGGACGAGGAGTAG
- a CDS encoding universal stress protein: MTNVLVPFDGSKLAVEALRFAYERFPEAEMTALFVVDTSVTYQPEKYLGVKLGEIYEQREAEGEAILEEAEALAAEYDAPLTTAIEQGRPWQEILDYVDDHDVDHVVLGSHSRDLLERFFVGSVAERVVDRIPVPVTLIR, translated from the coding sequence ATGACGAACGTTCTCGTGCCGTTCGATGGCTCGAAGCTCGCGGTCGAGGCGCTCCGATTCGCCTACGAACGGTTTCCGGAGGCGGAGATGACGGCGCTGTTCGTCGTCGACACGAGCGTCACGTACCAACCCGAAAAGTACCTGGGTGTGAAACTCGGCGAGATATACGAGCAGCGCGAGGCCGAAGGGGAGGCGATACTCGAAGAGGCCGAGGCGCTCGCGGCGGAGTACGACGCCCCGCTGACGACGGCGATCGAGCAGGGACGTCCCTGGCAGGAGATCCTCGACTACGTCGACGATCACGACGTCGACCACGTCGTCCTCGGGAGCCACAGTCGGGACCTCCTCGAGCGGTTCTTCGTCGGGAGCGTCGCCGAGCGGGTCGTCGACCGAATTCCGGTCCCGGTAACGCTCATTCGGTGA
- a CDS encoding Na+/H+ antiporter NhaC family protein: MSEFGALSLAPPLLAIVLAIATRKAVLSLFVGIWTGGIILTGGVGLGQTFDWIAAAVGESVFHAQIIIFTLLLGSSVAMIWRLGGSHAVRNFAIERIDTKRKAGVAAWILGVVLFFDDYANTAVVGSTMKDVSDHLHISREKLSYLVDSTAAPVATLAISSWVAFQLSMIESGYGATNLADSEIPDSFEVFLSSIPYNMYAILAIVMVGTIVLTQRDYGEMLTAEHRASETGKVTRDDARPMQDVEAELGQPNIDDPRLISFFLPIAVLIAVTIGSALYTGFEPGASVYDMVTGADYAVALIFGSFAMVVSTYALGYVYNVLSLGESVDTTIDGFGIMLTAVTILVLAWGIGNVVAPVEDGGLGTGAYIAALVEQFLSPEILPVVVLFTAAFIAFSTGSSWGTMAIVTPIAVPVAWDLTGNHTMVAVMVGMVFSGAIFGDHASPISDTTVLSSTFTGADLIDHVRTQFYYAATVIVVVAVLMVVWGYTRVSPFVLLPVGALALVGLVYGLSEFDAKRRGIDPKSAGQPSEVTPADD; encoded by the coding sequence ATGTCAGAGTTTGGAGCGTTGTCACTTGCTCCGCCACTGTTGGCCATCGTCCTCGCGATCGCCACGCGGAAGGCGGTGCTGTCGCTGTTCGTCGGCATCTGGACCGGCGGCATCATCCTCACGGGCGGGGTCGGCCTGGGCCAGACGTTCGACTGGATCGCGGCGGCGGTCGGCGAGAGCGTGTTCCACGCACAGATCATCATCTTCACGCTGCTGCTGGGGTCGTCGGTCGCGATGATCTGGCGACTGGGCGGCTCGCACGCCGTTCGGAACTTCGCGATCGAACGGATCGACACGAAGCGCAAGGCCGGCGTCGCGGCGTGGATCCTCGGCGTCGTGTTGTTCTTCGACGACTACGCCAACACGGCCGTCGTCGGGAGTACGATGAAAGACGTCTCGGACCACCTGCACATCTCCCGCGAGAAGCTCTCGTATCTCGTCGACTCGACCGCGGCACCGGTAGCGACGCTGGCGATCTCCTCGTGGGTCGCGTTCCAGCTGTCGATGATCGAGTCCGGCTACGGCGCGACGAACCTGGCCGACAGCGAGATCCCGGACTCCTTCGAGGTGTTCCTCTCCTCGATTCCCTACAACATGTACGCGATCTTGGCCATCGTGATGGTCGGCACCATCGTGCTCACCCAGCGTGACTACGGCGAGATGCTCACCGCCGAGCACCGCGCCTCGGAGACCGGCAAGGTGACCCGAGACGACGCCCGGCCGATGCAGGACGTCGAGGCAGAACTCGGTCAGCCCAACATCGACGACCCCCGACTGATCTCGTTCTTCCTTCCGATCGCCGTGTTGATCGCGGTCACCATCGGGTCGGCGCTGTACACCGGATTCGAACCGGGCGCGTCGGTGTACGACATGGTCACCGGCGCCGACTACGCCGTGGCGCTGATCTTCGGGTCGTTCGCGATGGTGGTCTCGACCTACGCGCTCGGGTACGTCTACAACGTCCTGTCGCTGGGCGAGAGCGTCGACACGACCATCGATGGCTTCGGGATCATGCTCACGGCGGTGACGATCCTCGTCCTCGCGTGGGGGATCGGCAACGTCGTCGCGCCCGTCGAGGACGGTGGCCTCGGAACGGGGGCGTACATCGCCGCCCTGGTCGAACAGTTCCTCTCGCCGGAGATTCTGCCGGTCGTCGTGCTGTTCACGGCGGCCTTTATCGCCTTCTCGACCGGGAGTTCCTGGGGGACGATGGCCATCGTGACCCCCATCGCCGTCCCGGTCGCGTGGGACCTCACCGGCAACCACACCATGGTCGCGGTCATGGTCGGCATGGTGTTCTCGGGTGCCATCTTCGGCGACCACGCCTCACCGATCTCCGACACGACGGTGCTGTCGTCGACGTTCACCGGGGCCGACCTGATCGACCACGTCCGGACGCAGTTCTACTACGCGGCCACCGTCATCGTCGTGGTTGCCGTGCTGATGGTCGTGTGGGGGTACACCCGCGTCTCGCCGTTCGTCCTGCTCCCGGTCGGCGCGCTCGCCCTGGTCGGACTCGTCTACGGGCTCTCCGAGTTCGACGCCAAACGCCGCGGGATCGACCCGAAGTCCGCCGGCCAGCCGTCCGAGGTGACGCCGGCAGACGACTGA